In Deltaproteobacteria bacterium, a single genomic region encodes these proteins:
- a CDS encoding type II toxin-antitoxin system HicB family antitoxin, with protein sequence MIPIEYDIIVFKEENTYVAYCPELDISSCGRDVQHAKEMLKTAVRLFVEEAEKMGTLEDILDESRYKKDPVGRWIPPKLVATELVSVS encoded by the coding sequence ATGATACCTATCGAATATGACATCATTGTCTTTAAAGAAGAAAATACCTATGTCGCCTATTGTCCGGAGCTTGATATTTCAAGCTGTGGCCGTGATGTGCAACACGCTAAGGAAATGCTTAAGACGGCGGTAAGGCTGTTTGTGGAAGAAGCGGAAAAAATGGGGACCCTTGAGGACATCCTGGATGAATCCAGATACAAGAAAGACCCCGTAGGACGATGGATTCCACCCAAACTTGTGGCGACCGAACTGGTAAGCGTTTCTTAA